Sequence from the Pedobacter sp. D749 genome:
ACCTTAAACAGGTTAAAAAAGTAGTTGATGAACTGGATAACGAATAATTTGCCCAATTAGATCTGTGTTCATCCACTTTATCTGTGGTTAAAATTTAGATGGCTTTGGTGCTGTCTGATGTTACCATCTGACAGCTTGTTATATTAACCGCAGATTTTTTTATTTTAACCTGTGTCAGATAGTAATATCTGACACCACGGCAAAAACGATCTGTGGTTAAAATTTCAGATCCACACTACAATATTCCTCCAAACCTCAACACATCCATAATAGATGGGAATGTATTTTTAATTACTGGAGAAATATGGTTCTTATCCAGCCAAACTGCTTCATCAATGCCTTCTTCTTTTTGAGGAACCAATTTTGGTTCACCTTTAACCTTCATTTTGTACCAGTTGGTTTTCTTGATCACCATTTTATTGCCCATCGGATAAACATGATAGGTTTTACAAAGCTTTTCTTCGCGTTTAAAAACCCTGATTCCACATTCCTCTTCTACCTCACGAACAGCCGCTTCCTTCATTTTTTCGCCTTCTTCAAGCTTTCCTTTTGGAAGATCCCATTTTTTATTTCTAAAAATAAACAAAAAATTACCGTTTGCACTCTCTACCAAACCACCGGCAGCCTTTATAATAGTACAATCTTTCTTTAACTTTTTAAAGGTTTCCTGAGGATTTTTCGTTAAAAAAATATAACTCTTTCTGGAACCATTTTTTAGTTTTTTGTAGAATGTTTCGAGATTAAAATCCTGAAATTCCAGTTGTTGAATTTTTTCTTTTTGCTCAGGCAAAAAATCGGAGATAAACAAAGTGTTATCGTTGATGTAAATTCTATAATTTCTTGGCATATATTTTTAACACACTTTAAACTAACGAAGCTGCTTTTTTAAGATTTCTTTTTGCGAAACCTAATATATTTTGCAATGCGCTAAAAGTAGAAAAATTGTTGGGTTATTTATAGGATATAAAA
This genomic interval carries:
- a CDS encoding NUDIX hydrolase, translated to MPRNYRIYINDNTLFISDFLPEQKEKIQQLEFQDFNLETFYKKLKNGSRKSYIFLTKNPQETFKKLKKDCTIIKAAGGLVESANGNFLFIFRNKKWDLPKGKLEEGEKMKEAAVREVEEECGIRVFKREEKLCKTYHVYPMGNKMVIKKTNWYKMKVKGEPKLVPQKEEGIDEAVWLDKNHISPVIKNTFPSIMDVLRFGGIL